A genomic region of Fundidesulfovibrio terrae contains the following coding sequences:
- a CDS encoding ATP-binding protein, which produces MRARSSLRTRLAVGLTILACLGVGLQFAVFDRVSERMRDDVARRNRELAHALAGEVGNALAQPEYALSALARMLASGLSGEALDVALGSIHHFTKIVGQVQVINASGRLVAASPAMPDSAGADFSSKPFFRVAREKQGLVYSEANVPSQNEGGGAVISESFPGGVASLHLRIEELSRMAMVLPSPQGGFIAVVDGKGSVIGHSDPQAAVQRESLLNMAVVRRGFDGVEGTNEEVYAGVRGIASVAPVSTSGWLVIVFEPASLAYSSVRNLYSYTLGGVVIVALCSVLAMVVFRAQLLRPVENLTAQTRAVARGNYSIDITPGFREFEDLAESFSTMVANLKIRERALDNSRRRLSAVVDAMPSFLASIGSSGRIEQWNVEAEKLTNIPAREALGKTLEQTMPQLTSALPGLGPTAAMSIPAKWEKLTVDFGSGRRIVDVLVYPLSSGGDMGAVLRIDDITDRIRMEEVMVHTEKMMTVGGLAAGMAHEINNPLGGILMSAQNLARRLSPDLPANRVAAQEAGIDLGGMRAYLEKRGVFQQVETIRELGARAGKIVANMLGFSRRSHSGYIPARIDELIERALDLAANDYELKRRLDFKTIKVVRDFSLDLGEAPVNRNQIEQVLLNLFKNAAQAMAETADIRAPELWIRASRTSDDAVITVRDNGPGIRKEDAARIFEPFFTTKEVGEGTGLGLSVSYYIVTTMHNGSITVKSTPGEGAAFILTLPLRRSAKQQQSQQAANA; this is translated from the coding sequence ATGCGAGCTCGCTCCAGCTTGAGAACCCGCCTTGCGGTGGGCTTGACCATCCTGGCCTGCCTGGGAGTGGGACTCCAATTCGCCGTGTTCGACCGCGTGTCGGAGCGCATGCGAGACGATGTGGCCCGGCGCAACCGGGAACTGGCCCACGCCTTGGCCGGGGAAGTGGGCAACGCCCTGGCCCAGCCCGAATACGCCTTGTCCGCCCTGGCCAGGATGCTCGCGTCTGGCCTGTCCGGAGAGGCCCTCGATGTGGCGCTCGGGAGTATCCACCACTTCACCAAGATCGTCGGACAGGTTCAGGTGATAAACGCCTCGGGACGATTGGTGGCCGCCTCTCCAGCCATGCCGGATTCAGCCGGTGCGGATTTCTCGTCCAAACCGTTTTTCCGCGTCGCCCGCGAAAAGCAGGGCCTCGTCTATTCCGAGGCGAACGTCCCGAGCCAGAATGAGGGGGGGGGCGCCGTCATCTCCGAGAGCTTCCCCGGGGGGGTGGCCTCCTTGCATCTGCGCATCGAAGAACTCTCCCGTATGGCCATGGTGCTGCCTTCGCCCCAGGGAGGCTTCATCGCCGTGGTGGATGGAAAAGGCTCGGTCATCGGACACTCCGATCCCCAGGCGGCTGTGCAACGCGAGAGCCTGCTGAACATGGCCGTGGTCCGCCGCGGCTTCGACGGCGTGGAGGGCACCAACGAGGAGGTCTACGCCGGGGTGAGGGGCATCGCCAGCGTCGCGCCGGTGTCCACGTCCGGTTGGCTGGTGATCGTGTTCGAGCCTGCTTCGCTCGCCTATTCCTCTGTGCGCAACCTCTATTCCTACACCCTCGGCGGCGTGGTGATCGTGGCCTTGTGCTCGGTGCTGGCCATGGTGGTTTTCAGGGCGCAGCTGTTGCGTCCGGTGGAGAACCTCACCGCCCAGACCCGGGCCGTGGCCAGGGGAAACTACTCCATCGACATCACCCCGGGATTCCGTGAATTCGAGGACCTGGCCGAAAGCTTCTCCACCATGGTCGCGAACCTCAAGATCAGGGAGCGGGCTCTGGACAACAGCCGGCGCCGCCTTTCGGCGGTGGTGGACGCCATGCCTTCTTTTCTGGCCTCCATCGGCAGCAGCGGGCGCATCGAGCAATGGAACGTGGAAGCCGAAAAGCTCACCAACATCCCGGCCCGGGAGGCCCTCGGCAAGACCTTGGAGCAGACCATGCCCCAACTCACCTCCGCCTTGCCCGGCCTCGGCCCCACGGCCGCCATGAGCATCCCGGCGAAGTGGGAGAAGCTGACCGTGGATTTCGGCTCGGGGCGGCGCATCGTGGACGTCCTGGTGTATCCGCTCTCGTCCGGTGGGGACATGGGCGCGGTGCTGCGCATCGACGACATCACCGACCGCATCCGCATGGAAGAGGTCATGGTGCACACCGAGAAGATGATGACCGTGGGCGGGCTCGCGGCGGGCATGGCCCATGAGATCAACAACCCCCTGGGGGGCATCCTCATGTCCGCCCAGAACCTGGCCCGGAGGCTCTCGCCTGACCTGCCCGCAAACCGGGTGGCCGCGCAGGAAGCGGGGATCGACTTGGGAGGGATGCGCGCCTATCTGGAAAAACGCGGCGTCTTCCAACAAGTGGAAACCATCCGCGAACTTGGGGCTAGGGCGGGCAAAATCGTGGCCAACATGCTGGGATTCTCCCGGCGCTCGCATTCGGGCTACATCCCGGCGCGCATCGACGAACTCATCGAGCGGGCCCTGGATCTCGCCGCCAACGACTACGAGCTCAAAAGGCGTCTCGACTTCAAGACCATCAAGGTGGTGCGGGATTTCTCCCTGGACCTGGGAGAAGCCCCGGTCAACCGCAACCAGATTGAGCAGGTGTTGCTCAACCTCTTCAAGAACGCCGCCCAGGCCATGGCCGAAACCGCGGATATACGGGCGCCGGAGCTGTGGATACGCGCCTCCAGGACCTCCGACGACGCGGTCATCACCGTGCGCGACAACGGCCCCGGCATCCGGAAAGAGGATGCCGCACGCATCTTCGAACCCTTCTTCACCACCAAGGAGGTGGGCGAGGGCACCGGACTCGGGCTTTCCGTGTCCTATTACATCGTGACCACCATGCACAACGGCTCCATCACCGTGAAGTCTACCCCCGGGGAGGGGGCCGCGTTCATCCTGACCCTGCCCCTGCGCCGCTCTGCCAAGCAGCAGCAAAGCCAGCAGGCGGCCAACGCATGA
- a CDS encoding O-antigen ligase family protein: protein MKFQRAIFSSKIVFLAANATMSGMLLWDMGGRAKLFALAVPLACAVCLWRRSLPLVLAALGASLPFFGFQSYSAHAQVMHFLVSVAALALLLDTGERRPAEGFGPLRLWLMGFVGVMLAGLPLLPFGEMASALRETGPLGLARMLAYSVAASSFYAVAALDRLALYALFAWELSRTREDEPLMAMARGVAASIPAALAFGLAEYFLARGTAYAMSDRLTSLFLNPGWFAEYVCVGFPLLFLLGRGRGRWFLFALLAVALAAMVLTMARAAWLVSGVLAMGCVVAATGGFDLFSLDYRRMAKGALLGLAAVAVVGVGVYGALSATRVSLLNFPLATMIAQRLEKFSETPRPLVFKSGVLIGLESPVSGMGYETYAWHYPHLMDAPAGRMAREIPRDAEMFEATHNLFIQIFSGAGLLGLAAWVFLAFRAAQLALRAHRLRADAMSLAALFSLAAFHGFGFFQEMIYIPAVWLLFFVVLAWCLRLEDAHGGWIADFTERRAGRAVALAVLAALGLNLSNAGFAAMAARLGLDAYPAPGSQDVQGLSGPEVVSGREVLWSSGASSFLLRGEGPWRFTAGVPHPDMTTRPVRVALSARGRVLWEKVFDASTGREASFEIGRDAVKSGERVFLTASRLYFPLTSGIKDYRALGVWIAGPGLSR, encoded by the coding sequence ATGAAATTTCAGCGCGCCATTTTTTCGTCCAAGATCGTCTTCCTGGCGGCCAACGCCACCATGTCCGGCATGCTCCTCTGGGACATGGGCGGGCGCGCCAAGCTGTTCGCCCTGGCCGTGCCCCTGGCCTGCGCCGTCTGCCTGTGGCGCAGGTCCCTGCCCCTGGTGCTTGCCGCCCTGGGCGCGTCGCTGCCCTTTTTCGGATTCCAGTCCTACTCGGCCCATGCCCAGGTGATGCACTTCCTGGTGAGCGTGGCCGCCCTGGCCCTGCTGCTGGATACCGGCGAGAGGCGCCCGGCCGAGGGCTTCGGGCCGCTTCGGCTGTGGCTCATGGGCTTCGTGGGGGTGATGCTGGCCGGGCTGCCGCTCCTTCCTTTCGGCGAGATGGCCTCCGCCCTGCGCGAGACAGGCCCTCTGGGGCTGGCCCGGATGCTGGCCTACTCGGTGGCCGCCAGCTCCTTCTACGCCGTGGCCGCCCTGGACCGGCTGGCGCTCTACGCCCTGTTCGCCTGGGAGCTCTCGCGCACGCGCGAAGACGAACCCCTGATGGCCATGGCCCGGGGCGTAGCCGCCTCCATCCCGGCCGCCCTGGCCTTCGGGCTGGCGGAATACTTCCTGGCTCGCGGAACGGCCTACGCCATGAGCGACCGGCTCACCTCGCTGTTTCTGAACCCCGGCTGGTTCGCGGAATACGTCTGCGTGGGATTCCCGCTGCTCTTTCTTCTGGGGCGCGGGCGTGGCCGCTGGTTTCTCTTCGCCCTGCTGGCGGTGGCCCTGGCGGCCATGGTGCTCACCATGGCCCGGGCGGCCTGGCTGGTCTCGGGCGTGCTGGCCATGGGCTGCGTGGTGGCCGCCACGGGAGGCTTCGACCTGTTCTCGCTGGACTACCGGCGCATGGCCAAGGGCGCGCTTCTGGGGCTCGCGGCCGTGGCCGTGGTGGGGGTGGGGGTGTACGGGGCCTTGTCCGCCACGCGGGTGTCGCTCCTCAACTTCCCCCTGGCCACCATGATCGCCCAGCGCCTGGAGAAATTCTCCGAGACCCCGCGCCCGCTGGTGTTCAAGAGCGGCGTGCTGATCGGGCTTGAGTCCCCCGTGTCCGGCATGGGCTACGAGACGTACGCCTGGCATTATCCGCACCTCATGGATGCCCCGGCCGGGCGCATGGCCCGGGAGATTCCCCGCGATGCCGAGATGTTCGAGGCCACCCACAACCTGTTCATCCAGATTTTTTCCGGAGCGGGCCTCCTGGGCCTCGCGGCCTGGGTTTTCCTGGCCTTTCGGGCGGCCCAGCTGGCCCTGCGCGCCCACCGGCTCCGGGCCGACGCCATGAGCCTGGCGGCGCTCTTTTCCCTGGCCGCCTTCCACGGTTTCGGCTTCTTCCAGGAGATGATCTACATCCCGGCGGTGTGGCTCTTGTTCTTCGTGGTGTTGGCCTGGTGCCTGCGCTTGGAGGACGCCCATGGCGGCTGGATCGCAGATTTCACCGAGCGCCGGGCCGGGCGGGCCGTGGCCCTGGCCGTGCTGGCGGCGCTTGGCCTGAACCTCTCCAACGCCGGATTCGCGGCCATGGCGGCGCGCTTGGGACTTGACGCCTACCCCGCGCCCGGTTCCCAGGACGTCCAGGGGCTCTCGGGGCCGGAGGTCGTGTCCGGGCGTGAGGTGCTGTGGAGTTCCGGCGCATCCTCGTTTCTTCTGCGGGGGGAGGGGCCGTGGCGGTTCACGGCGGGGGTGCCCCATCCGGATATGACCACGCGGCCCGTGCGGGTGGCGCTGTCGGCCAGGGGCAGGGTGCTCTGGGAGAAGGTCTTCGACGCCTCCACCGGGCGCGAGGCGTCCTTCGAAATCGGGAGGGACGCGGTGAAGTCCGGGGAGCGCGTCTTCCTGACCGCGTCCAGGCTGTATTTCCCGCTGACGTCGGGTATCAAGGATTACCGCGCGCTGGGCGTCTGGATCGCCGGACCGGGGCTTTCGCGCTAG
- a CDS encoding 3-dehydroquinate synthase, whose product MSKIIRQKIAVTYDFPVAFTRNALAPDNETLAGIFPPGASGPHRLAVAVDSGVVGAFPGLMRDIEAYFTRHPVARLAAPVLTVPGGERCKADLSAYQAVLDLIFEARLCRQSYLLVVGGGAVLDAAGFAAATAHRGVRLIRMPSTALGQNDAGVGVKNAVNYFGRKNFLGSFAPPFAVVNDFALLDGLPENERRAGLAEAVKIALIKDKVFFDELFAHRAALNAFEQAPFERSIERCAELHLEHIATGGDPFEFGSSRPLDFGHWSAHAMEEATSGALGHGCAVAVGVALDSVYSRLAGLLPEADLTRILAILPDLGFAPWHPALETLDMEASIESFREHLGGRLFLSMLTGIGSRVEINDVDFGLMRRAAAMLRERFS is encoded by the coding sequence ATGAGCAAAATCATTCGACAGAAAATCGCCGTCACGTACGATTTCCCGGTGGCCTTCACTCGAAACGCCCTCGCCCCGGACAACGAAACCCTGGCAGGGATATTCCCGCCTGGCGCAAGCGGCCCGCACAGGCTGGCCGTGGCGGTCGATTCCGGCGTGGTCGGGGCCTTTCCCGGCCTGATGCGCGACATCGAAGCCTACTTCACGCGCCATCCCGTAGCCCGCTTGGCCGCGCCCGTGCTGACCGTGCCCGGCGGGGAGAGGTGCAAGGCGGACCTGTCCGCGTACCAGGCGGTGCTGGACCTCATCTTCGAGGCCCGGCTGTGCCGCCAGTCATACCTGCTGGTTGTGGGGGGAGGCGCGGTGCTGGACGCGGCCGGGTTCGCGGCGGCCACGGCCCACCGGGGGGTACGCCTGATCCGCATGCCGTCCACGGCGCTGGGCCAGAACGACGCCGGGGTCGGAGTGAAGAACGCGGTGAATTATTTCGGGCGAAAGAACTTCCTGGGCAGCTTCGCCCCGCCGTTCGCGGTGGTGAACGACTTCGCCCTGCTGGACGGCCTGCCCGAAAACGAGCGCCGGGCCGGGCTGGCCGAGGCGGTCAAGATCGCTCTCATCAAGGACAAGGTGTTCTTCGATGAGCTTTTCGCCCACCGGGCCGCCCTGAATGCATTCGAGCAGGCCCCGTTCGAGCGCTCCATCGAGCGCTGCGCCGAACTGCACCTGGAGCACATCGCCACGGGCGGCGACCCCTTCGAGTTCGGGTCCTCGCGCCCCCTGGATTTCGGCCACTGGAGCGCCCACGCCATGGAGGAAGCAACATCCGGCGCGCTTGGGCACGGCTGCGCCGTGGCCGTGGGCGTGGCCCTGGACAGCGTCTATTCCCGCCTGGCCGGGCTTCTGCCTGAAGCGGACCTCACGCGCATCCTGGCCATCCTGCCCGATCTTGGCTTCGCGCCCTGGCATCCGGCCCTGGAGACGCTCGACATGGAAGCCTCCATCGAATCATTCCGCGAGCACCTGGGCGGCAGGCTATTCCTCAGCATGCTCACCGGAATCGGTTCGCGCGTGGAGATCAACGACGTGGATTTCGGGCTCATGCGCCGCGCAGCCGCCATGCTCCGGGAGCGTTTCTCGTGA
- the eboE gene encoding metabolite traffic protein EboE gives MSARPAPVTYCTNIHPGESWDETRRNLEAHTLAVKAAVCPDDPFPVGLRVSGLASRQVDGGEALRFKDWMGEHGLYVATVNGFPFGTFHGTPVKSGVYLPDWRDPARLEYTLRLAELLAVWLPEGMDGSISSVPVGFTADFDLAQEGMALATIGKALEGLDRIAQRTGKLIRLSVEPEPGCLVETTPQLVSLFERLALPENLRAHLAACYDCCHQALQFEDPAWSLTLLADNAIEIGHVQVSSALNLPCPALSCLSRFDEPVYLHQCVFRDGSGKLERFDDLGQALGWVKGVPADPSPRPDFGGAPSWRVHFHLPVFLEELSECSTTQAFLRDFLPLVPAHVPLEVETYTFSVLPKELQTPTVVESIVREIEWVEACRRG, from the coding sequence GTGAGCGCCCGGCCGGCCCCCGTCACCTACTGCACCAACATCCACCCGGGCGAATCCTGGGACGAGACCCGGCGCAACCTTGAGGCGCACACCCTGGCCGTGAAGGCCGCCGTGTGCCCGGACGATCCCTTCCCGGTGGGGCTTCGCGTGTCGGGGCTGGCCAGCCGCCAGGTGGACGGCGGGGAGGCGTTGCGCTTCAAGGACTGGATGGGGGAGCACGGCCTGTACGTGGCCACGGTGAACGGATTTCCCTTCGGGACCTTCCACGGCACGCCGGTGAAGTCCGGGGTGTACCTGCCGGACTGGCGCGATCCGGCCCGCCTGGAATACACCCTGCGGCTGGCGGAACTCCTGGCGGTGTGGCTGCCGGAGGGCATGGACGGGTCCATATCCTCGGTGCCGGTGGGATTCACGGCGGATTTCGACCTCGCGCAGGAAGGCATGGCCCTGGCCACCATCGGCAAGGCCCTGGAGGGGCTCGACCGGATCGCCCAGCGCACCGGCAAGCTGATCCGCCTGTCCGTGGAGCCCGAGCCAGGCTGCCTGGTGGAGACCACGCCCCAGCTGGTTTCGCTGTTCGAACGCCTGGCGTTGCCGGAAAATCTGCGCGCGCACCTGGCGGCCTGCTACGACTGCTGCCACCAGGCCCTGCAGTTCGAGGACCCGGCCTGGTCGCTTACGCTTCTGGCGGACAACGCCATCGAGATCGGCCACGTGCAGGTGTCCTCGGCGCTCAACCTGCCCTGCCCGGCCCTCTCCTGCCTGTCGCGATTCGACGAACCGGTGTATTTGCACCAATGCGTGTTCAGGGATGGGAGCGGGAAGCTTGAGCGGTTCGACGACCTGGGGCAGGCGTTGGGATGGGTGAAGGGAGTTCCGGCCGACCCGTCGCCCCGGCCGGATTTTGGCGGCGCACCCAGCTGGCGGGTGCACTTCCACCTGCCGGTGTTCCTGGAAGAGCTGTCCGAGTGCTCGACGACCCAGGCTTTCCTGAGGGACTTCCTACCCCTGGTTCCTGCTCATGTCCCGCTGGAAGTGGAGACGTACACCTTCTCGGTGCTGCCAAAGGAGCTGCAAACACCCACGGTGGTGGAATCCATCGTGCGTGAGATCGAATGGGTCGAGGCCTGCCGCAGAGGGTAA
- a CDS encoding glycosyltransferase — MRKLKIVVGGYVVSFPLGGQVWMFMHYLEGLARLGHDVVFVEDTAEWALPFDPNKGYASADSSHGRMVVGEAFGKIGFTGRWAYNTIFENKLYGMEREDLDRFCAEADLFLNISGVIPLRDSYMKAKVRAIIDTDPIFTQSKIANDDWTRDYFKRHDVFFTFGHNIPTGSTGVPLSGIEYVPTRTPVVLDMWPHVEGPGTGFTTIGSWDAQGRDIVHEGKKLSWRKCEKYEQIIDLPSKLPGVTLDLTMSGMKDDAQRFAGHGWNVKDALVLSKDIWGYHDYILNSTGEFSVAKEQNIQLKSGWFSDRSASYLASGRPVIVEDTGFGTFLPVGEGLVTFEGVDNAKAAIESVLADYPRHRAAARNIAREFFDAETVLAHLLKTCGF, encoded by the coding sequence ATGCGCAAGCTCAAAATCGTGGTCGGCGGCTACGTGGTGAGCTTCCCCCTGGGCGGTCAGGTGTGGATGTTCATGCATTACCTGGAGGGGCTCGCGCGCCTGGGGCACGACGTGGTGTTCGTGGAGGACACCGCCGAGTGGGCTCTGCCCTTCGATCCCAACAAGGGGTACGCCTCGGCCGATTCCAGCCACGGGCGCATGGTGGTCGGCGAGGCCTTCGGCAAGATCGGGTTCACCGGACGCTGGGCCTACAACACCATTTTCGAGAACAAGCTCTACGGCATGGAGCGCGAGGATCTGGACCGTTTCTGCGCCGAGGCCGACCTGTTCTTGAACATCTCGGGCGTCATCCCCCTGCGCGATTCCTACATGAAGGCCAAGGTCCGGGCCATCATCGACACCGACCCCATTTTCACCCAGTCCAAGATCGCCAACGACGACTGGACCCGCGACTACTTCAAGCGGCACGACGTCTTTTTCACCTTCGGCCACAACATCCCCACCGGCTCCACCGGCGTGCCCCTCTCGGGCATCGAATACGTCCCCACCCGGACGCCCGTGGTCCTGGACATGTGGCCCCACGTGGAAGGCCCCGGCACCGGCTTCACCACCATCGGCAGCTGGGACGCACAGGGCCGCGACATCGTTCACGAAGGCAAGAAGCTCTCCTGGCGCAAGTGCGAGAAGTACGAGCAGATCATCGACCTGCCCTCCAAGCTCCCCGGCGTCACTCTGGACCTGACCATGAGCGGCATGAAGGACGACGCCCAGCGCTTCGCCGGGCACGGCTGGAACGTCAAGGACGCCCTGGTGCTCTCAAAGGACATCTGGGGCTACCACGACTACATCCTGAATTCCACGGGCGAGTTCTCCGTCGCCAAGGAGCAGAACATCCAGCTCAAGTCCGGATGGTTCTCCGACCGCTCCGCCAGCTACCTGGCTTCGGGGCGCCCGGTGATCGTGGAAGATACCGGCTTCGGCACCTTCCTTCCCGTGGGAGAGGGGCTCGTCACCTTCGAGGGCGTGGACAACGCCAAGGCCGCCATCGAGAGCGTGCTCGCCGACTACCCCAGGCACCGCGCGGCCGCCCGGAACATCGCCCGGGAATTCTTCGACGCCGAAACGGTGCTCGCACACCTCCTGAAGACCTGCGGATTCTGA
- a CDS encoding polysaccharide deacetylase family protein has translation MNRRSFLGALAAMGAACAFPMQLYAGEQRLPKGMVTFVFDDGIVTNYTYSLPILKKRGQLATAAIVVNRMLSGNSDYMSLDQVRELEKSGWEIASHSMTHSRPVQIPKTLEQEVITGWRLDENDPDHYQAQYDYDRVAALFQDGKPLKEVENLEQLRATPGTYWLDLTIAELHVHPFRSGDPATLGIRAGSYQREMEDSKRILTELGFKVDTYVAPHNYWTDDVEVISRRYYSRACTGRDSDNRPGSFDPFAIKRFMVHTKDSAQSLIRIIKDHSLEHGGWVVFCFHGVGENIGWEPYPAESLDAVCAFVDEQKIPVVTAREGAKLMDDLKKQQTAAQSKSIMKKGS, from the coding sequence ATGAACAGACGGAGTTTTCTCGGGGCTCTGGCCGCAATGGGCGCGGCTTGCGCCTTTCCAATGCAGCTCTACGCCGGAGAGCAGCGCCTGCCCAAGGGAATGGTCACGTTCGTTTTCGATGACGGCATCGTGACCAACTATACGTATTCCTTACCGATCCTCAAGAAACGGGGGCAGCTGGCCACGGCCGCCATCGTCGTGAACAGGATGCTCTCGGGCAACAGCGACTACATGAGCCTGGACCAGGTTCGCGAGCTCGAGAAGAGCGGCTGGGAGATCGCCTCCCACAGCATGACCCACAGCCGTCCCGTCCAGATTCCCAAGACCCTCGAGCAGGAAGTGATCACCGGATGGCGCCTGGACGAGAACGATCCCGATCACTACCAGGCGCAATACGACTATGATCGCGTGGCCGCGCTCTTCCAGGACGGCAAGCCCCTCAAGGAAGTCGAGAACCTGGAACAGCTGCGGGCCACACCCGGAACCTACTGGCTCGACCTGACCATCGCTGAGTTGCACGTGCACCCTTTCAGGAGCGGCGACCCCGCCACGCTTGGCATCAGGGCCGGCTCCTACCAGCGCGAGATGGAGGATTCCAAGCGCATCCTGACGGAGCTTGGCTTCAAGGTGGACACGTATGTCGCGCCGCACAACTACTGGACCGACGACGTGGAGGTCATCAGCCGGCGCTATTACTCGCGCGCCTGCACCGGCCGCGATTCCGACAACCGGCCCGGCTCCTTCGACCCCTTCGCCATCAAGCGCTTCATGGTCCACACCAAGGATTCGGCCCAGTCGCTCATCCGCATCATCAAGGACCATTCCCTGGAGCACGGGGGCTGGGTCGTGTTCTGTTTCCACGGAGTGGGCGAGAACATCGGGTGGGAACCCTACCCCGCGGAGAGCCTCGACGCCGTGTGCGCTTTCGTGGACGAACAGAAGATCCCCGTGGTGACGGCGCGCGAGGGCGCGAAACTCATGGACGATCTGAAGAAGCAGCAGACCGCCGCGCAGTCCAAATCCATCATGAAAAAGGGTTCGTAA
- a CDS encoding APC family permease — MDQHPSVGKRVKDAVIGKSLNLGDQSIFHQLSLMAFFAWVGLGADGLSSSCYGPEEAFLALGEHTFLAVFVALGTAVTILVISASYSQIIELFPSGGGGYLVASNLLSPKVGMVSGCALLIDYVLTITISIASGADAIFSSLPASLAPYKLEAAIAGVLILTMLNLRGVKESVTVLVPIFMTFVITHIVALGYGLGTHAAQGAELAARISQDASAARDQLGYLGMFLLILRAYTMGAGTYTGIEAVSNGLPILREPKVRTGKRTMVYMAVSLAVTVTGLMLAYLLYGVGHQEGKTLNAVLFEAVTGQWPQPFGQWFVWVTLASEALLLFVAAQAGFLDGPRVLANMALDRWFPTRFAMLSDRLVTQNGILLMGGAALLLMLVSKGSVDFLIVLYSINVFITFVLSQTGMVRHWWQVRHKAGEKWVKGLALNGLGLALTAFILASVVVVKFFEGGWLTVVITAALAFFALKIKRHYDDTWKQIQSLDTLVDSVTLPACDLEAPSEPDTQAKTAVILVNGYNGLGLHTLFNVLRLHGEEFKNYVFVQVGVVDAHVMRDHAELGRLKQGIRASMDKYLALMRSKCYHAEAHWAVGTEVVHEILELAPVIKERFPRCVFFGGQLVFEKDTLLTRLLHNYVVFSLQRQIYKVGIPFMIMPIAL; from the coding sequence GTGGATCAGCATCCTTCGGTCGGCAAGCGCGTCAAGGACGCGGTCATCGGCAAAAGCCTCAATCTCGGGGACCAGTCCATCTTCCATCAGCTCTCGCTCATGGCCTTCTTCGCCTGGGTGGGACTCGGGGCGGACGGCCTATCCTCCTCCTGCTACGGTCCGGAAGAAGCCTTCCTGGCGCTGGGCGAGCACACCTTCCTGGCGGTGTTCGTGGCGTTGGGCACGGCGGTGACCATCCTCGTCATCTCGGCCAGCTACTCCCAGATCATCGAGCTCTTCCCCTCGGGCGGCGGCGGCTACCTGGTGGCCTCCAACCTGCTCTCCCCCAAGGTGGGCATGGTTTCGGGCTGCGCCCTGCTCATCGACTACGTGCTGACCATCACCATCTCCATCGCCTCGGGTGCGGACGCCATCTTCAGCTCCCTGCCCGCATCCCTGGCGCCCTACAAGCTGGAAGCGGCCATCGCCGGCGTACTCATCCTCACCATGCTCAACCTGCGGGGGGTGAAGGAGTCGGTCACGGTGCTGGTGCCCATCTTCATGACTTTCGTGATCACCCACATCGTGGCCCTGGGCTACGGCCTGGGAACCCACGCCGCCCAAGGGGCGGAACTCGCGGCGCGCATCAGCCAGGACGCCTCCGCGGCGCGGGACCAGTTGGGCTACCTGGGCATGTTCCTGCTGATCCTTCGAGCCTACACCATGGGCGCGGGCACATACACCGGCATCGAGGCCGTGAGCAACGGCCTGCCCATCCTGCGCGAGCCCAAGGTGCGGACCGGCAAGCGCACCATGGTGTACATGGCCGTGTCCCTTGCCGTGACCGTCACCGGGCTCATGTTGGCCTACCTGCTCTACGGGGTGGGGCACCAGGAGGGCAAAACCCTGAACGCCGTGCTCTTCGAGGCCGTGACCGGGCAGTGGCCCCAGCCCTTCGGCCAGTGGTTCGTGTGGGTGACTCTGGCCTCCGAGGCGCTGCTCCTGTTCGTGGCGGCCCAGGCGGGCTTCCTGGACGGGCCGCGAGTGCTGGCCAACATGGCCCTGGACCGCTGGTTCCCCACCCGCTTCGCCATGCTCTCGGACCGCCTGGTCACCCAGAACGGCATCCTGCTCATGGGTGGGGCGGCCCTGCTGCTCATGCTCGTGTCCAAGGGCTCCGTGGACTTTCTGATCGTCCTGTATTCGATCAACGTCTTCATCACCTTCGTGCTCTCGCAAACGGGCATGGTGCGCCACTGGTGGCAGGTCCGCCACAAGGCCGGCGAGAAGTGGGTCAAGGGGCTGGCGCTGAACGGCCTGGGGCTCGCGCTCACTGCCTTCATCCTGGCCTCGGTGGTGGTGGTGAAGTTCTTCGAGGGCGGTTGGCTCACCGTGGTGATCACCGCCGCCCTGGCCTTCTTCGCCCTCAAGATCAAGCGCCATTACGACGACACCTGGAAGCAGATCCAGTCTCTGGACACCCTGGTGGATTCCGTGACCCTGCCGGCCTGCGACCTGGAAGCCCCCTCCGAGCCGGACACCCAGGCCAAGACGGCCGTCATCCTGGTCAACGGCTACAACGGCCTGGGGCTGCACACGCTCTTCAACGTGCTCAGGCTCCATGGCGAGGAGTTCAAGAACTACGTATTCGTTCAGGTGGGCGTGGTGGACGCCCACGTCATGCGCGACCACGCCGAGCTGGGCCGCCTCAAGCAGGGCATACGCGCCAGCATGGACAAGTACCTGGCTCTCATGCGCTCCAAGTGCTACCATGCGGAGGCCCACTGGGCCGTCGGCACGGAGGTGGTCCACGAGATTCTCGAACTGGCGCCAGTGATCAAGGAGCGCTTCCCGCGATGCGTGTTCTTCGGCGGGCAGTTGGTGTTCGAAAAGGACACCCTGCTCACCAGGCTCCTGCACAACTACGTGGTCTTCAGCCTGCAGCGCCAGATCTACAAAGTGGGCATCCCCTTCATGATCATGCCCATCGCCCTGTAA